In Gossypium hirsutum isolate 1008001.06 chromosome D06, Gossypium_hirsutum_v2.1, whole genome shotgun sequence, one genomic interval encodes:
- the LOC107900350 gene encoding TSET complex member tstD, which translates to MLLAILISNFAGNILLERFNGVPSEERLHWRTFLVKLGADNLKGARNEELFVSSQKSVYIVYTVLGGVCIYIVGKDEYDELALTEVMFVITSSIKDACGKSPSERLFLDKYGKICLCLDEIVWKGILENTEKDRIKRLIGLKPPNPTEI; encoded by the exons ATGTTGCTGGCAATACTCATCTCTAACTTTGCTGGAAACATTCTCCTAGAGAG GTTCAATGGAGTTCCATCTGAGGAAAGATTACACTGGAGAACTTTCTTGGTTAAATTGGGAGCTGATAATCTCAAGGGTGCAAGAAATGAAGAGCTTTTTGTTTCTTCACAAAA GTCAGTTTACATTGTTTACACAGTGCTGGGAGGTGTCTGTATATACATTGTCGGCAAGGATGAGTATGATGAACTTGCTC TGACTGAGGTGATGTTTGTAATAACCTCTTCAATAAAGGATGCCTGTGGGAAATCTCCAAGTGAACGGTTGTTTCTTGATAAATATGGAAAGATCTGTTTATGTCTTGATGAAATTGTTTGGAAG GGAATCCTGGAAAACACAGAGAAAGATAGAATCAAAAGGCTGATAGGATTAAAGCCTCCAAATCCAACAGAGATTTGA